The genomic DNA GCCGAGCCCTTCCGCACCTTCATGGCCGCCAATGTGCGCGATGGCGACCTGGCACTCTTCCTCGACCTCGCCGGCCTGGCGCCACCTGGGGACACATCGGGAGACACATCGGGGGAAGCGCCCGGCAAGACGCCCGCGCGGGCCGCCGAGGCGCCCTGGCGCGCGCTGGTGCCCGCCTTCATGGTCAGCGAGTTGCGGCGGGGGTTCGAGATCGGCTTCCTGGTCTTCCTGCCCTTCCTGGTGATCGATCTCGTGGTGGCCTCGCTGCTGATGTCGCTGGGCATGATGATGCTGCCGCCCAGCGCGGTGTCCCTGCCCTTCAAGATCATCTTCTTCGTGATGGTGGATGGCTGGCGGTTGATCTCCGAGAGCCTGGTGCAGGGCTTCGCGAATTGAGAGTGATTCATTTGCTTCCGGAATGAGAACCGGTCTTAACATCGGGGCCCGTACCACCCTTGCCTCCCGGGAGGGCAAGGTTATACATAATGTTATAACATAACCAGGAAACCCGATGCGTTCCAGCCTTCCTGTCCCTCGCCGGAGAGCGCGCCTGTCGCGTCTCCCCCTGCCGCCGCTCCTGGCCGCGTTGCTCGCCGCCGGCACCGTCGCCGGTCCCGCCAGGGCGGATGACGTGCCCGGACAGCAGGGGGCGCCGGAGCCAGCCTGCGAGGACGGGGTGAGCCTCACCCCGGGTGCCTGCCTGGAAGGTCAGGTGCTGCTGGACAGCTTCGCCAATACCCGGGGCGGCGTGCATCGCGGCGTCGCGGCGCTGGGCCAGCTTTCGCTGGGGGTGGACCTCGATCTCGGCACGCTGGCGGGCTGGGAGGGCTGGACCGCCCGCGCCTCGGCCTATGGCATCCTCGGGCGGCAGCCATCGCCGAGCCTGATCGGCAGCCTCGCCTCGCTCAGCAATGCGGAGGCCGTGCCGACCTTCCGCCTGTCCGAACTCTGGGTGCAGCGGGAGGTGGAGGGGATCGGCTCCCTGCGCATCGGCCAGATCGCGGCGGATACCGAGTTCTTCACCGCCTCCGCGGCGGGCAACCTCACCAACGGCACCTTCGGCTGGCCGATGGGCATCTCCTATGCCCTGCCCTCGGGCGGTCCGGGCTATCCCTTCGCCGCGCCGGGCATCCGTCTCGCCCTCTGGGACCCGGAGAAGGGCAGTGGCTTCCGGGCGGCGATCATGACGGGCGACCCGGGCGGCAAGTACGGCGCCGGCACCGACCCCCAGCGGCACAATCGCTACGGCACGAACTTCTCCTTCGCCGGCGGCACCTTCTACATCGCCGAGGGCGTCGTGGGCGCGGCAGCACCGGAAGACAGCAAGCAGCGCCCCTGGGTGGCGAAGCTGGGCGCCTGGTACCACAATGGCGGCTTCGACGATCAGCGCGGCGATCCCGGCATCTATTTCGCCGAGCCCACCAGCACCAACACCTCGGTCGATCCCCTGGCCAATGGCAGCGTGCCGCGCAAGCCGAACAACTACGGCCTCTACACGGTGGGAGAGGTGACGTTGTGGCGGGGCGAGACGTCGAACCTCGCCAGCTTCGCCCGCCTGTCCTTCACGCCCGGCGGGCGCAACCTGTTCGACTTCTACGGCGATGCCGGCCTCGCCTGGCACGGCCCCTTCGGGCGGAAGGACGACACGGCCTCGATCGGCCTCGCCTATGCCCAGACCGGCGCCGCCGGCCGCGACCTGGACCGCGCGGTCCGGGCCCTGACCGGCCTGCCGCCGACCCGGGACCGGGAGATGGTGCTGGAAGCGAACTACGAGGCCGCGGTCACCGACCACCTCGCCATCCGGCCCGGCGTGCAGTGGATCTCCCACCCCAATGCCGGCATCCCGGACGAACGCTACCGCGACGATGCGCGCCTGCGCGACGCGGTGGTGCTGGAACTGCGCCTCGCCGCCAAGCTCTGACCGTGACGGGCCGCCGGCTGGGCTGCCGGATGGGCGGCCCGCTCCGGGATCAGCAGCGGCTCGGAACGGGGTCCAGCTTCTCCAGGGCCCCGTTCAGGGTGAACTCGCCGAAATCCATCTTCATGTCGTCGGCCACGCCATTGGCGTAGTAGCGCAGCCCCACCTCGTAGTCGGGCGAGGCGGCGCCGCCGGCATCCTTGCCGTCGGGCTTGCCGAAGAAGGCGATGCGCATCCGCCCGCTGCCCTGGTTGGCCAACAGCGGGAAGCGCGGCTTCTCCGGCGCCTTGCCGTCCCAGTTCAGGATGAAGGTGGTGCTGTCCTGCACCCCGTCCTCGCTGGTGCCGTCCATCAGCGGGGCGAGCATCATGCGGCGGCCTTCCACCGCCGTGTCGATCGCCTTGATGGTGTGCATCATCGGAAAGAGCGTGCCGGGCGGCATGCGGGCCTCGCTGGCCTGTGGCTGCTCGTAGCGGATGGTGCCCGAGCCGTCCGCCTCCCGCGTCGCCTCGCCCACCACGCGCTGGCTGACCGCCCCGCCGCTGCTCTGGGTCATGGAGAAGCGGAGGGTGCGGCCGTTCTTGCTCTCATAGGTCGAGTAGTCGGAGGCTGTGTCGATCTGCTGCCCATCCCGATTCAGGATGCGCAGCGTCAGGCGCTGGCGGGTGGTCCAGCCGTCGCAGGCGTCCAGCACCTCGAACAGCATGGCCCCCTGCACCCCGGCGACGTCGCTGTTCTCGCGTGTCTTCTCCAGGGTCAGGCGATAGGCCGCCCGGTGCGCCGCCATGTCCTGCACCCCCGGCAGATGGTCCGCGGCCGCGGCCGGGGGCTTCGGGGCCTGCGCCCCGGCCGGGAAGGCGACCAGGAGGCAGGGAGCCGCCAGCAGGGCCAGGGCCCCGAGGGGGGCGAGGCGCAGAACGGGGCGCAGACGCATCGGGCGGTTCCTTCGTACAGCAGTTGCCAATCTAGGCTTTCGCCGCGCCGCCGGAAGCCTCCGCCGCGTCCTTAGGTGTATCCTTCTGTGTCTCCCCCTGGGCAGCCCCGGGGACCGCGGGCTTCACGGAGGGCTTGGCCGGAGGAAGGTCGAGCCTGATCGACAGCTCCTTCAGCCGCGCCGGCTCCACCGGGGCCGGGGCATGCATCATCAGATCCTCACCCTGCTGGTTCAGCGGGAAGAGGATGACCTCGCGGATGTTCGGCTCGTCGGCCAGCAGCATCACGATGCGGTCGATGCCCGGCGCCGAGCCACCATGCGGCGGGGCGCCGTAGCGGAAGGCGTTCAGCATGCCGCCGAAGCGGTCCTCGACCTGCTCGGCGGTATAGCCGGCGATCTCGAAGGCCCGGATCATGATGTCCGGCCGGTGGTTGCGGATGGCGCCCGAGGACAGCTCGATGCCGTTGCAGACGATGTCGTACTGGAAGGCCTTGATCTCCAGCGGGTCCTTCGAGTTCAGCGCGTCGAGCCCGCCCTGGGGCATGGAGAAGGGGTTGTGGGAGAAGTCCACCAGCCCCGTCTCCTCGTTCAGCTCGTACATCGGGAAATCGACGATCCAGCAGAAGCGGAACTCGTCCTTGGCGATCAGGCCCAGCTCCTCACCCAGCTTCGTGCGGACCTTGCCGGCGAACTTGGGCGTCTCGTCCTTCTTGCCGGCGGCGAAGAAGACCGCGTCGCCCGGCTGCAGCCCGCAGGCCTCGCGGATCGCCTCGACGCGCCCGGCCTCCAGGTTCTTGGCGATCGGCCCCTTGGCGCCATCCGCCGCGAACTGGATGTAGCCGAGGCCACCCGCGCCCTCGGCGCGCGCCCATTCGTTCAGCTTGTCGAAGAAGCCGCGCGGGTTGCCGGCCGCGCCCGGCGCCGGCACGGCGCGCACGATGCCACCGGAGGCCGCGATCTTCGCGAAGAGGCCGAAGCCGGACTCCGCGAAATGCGCGGTGACGTCGGTGATCCTGATCGGGTTGCGCAGGTCGGGCTTGTCGGAGCCGTATTCCAGCATCGCGGTGTCGTAGGCGATGCGCGGGAAGGGCGCGGGCGTGACCTTGCGGCCGCCGCCGAACTCCTCGAACACACCGTGCATCACCGGCTCGATGGCGGCGAAGACGTCCTCCTGCGTGACGAAGCTCATCTCGAAGTCGAGCTGGTAGAACTCGCCCGGCGAGCGGTCGGCGCGCGCCGCTTCGTCGCGGAAGCAGGGCGCGATCTGGAAGTAGCGGTCGAAGCCCGCCACCATGGCGAGCTGCTTGAACTGCTGCGGCGCCTGCGGCAGGGCGTAGAACTTGCCCGGATGGTTGCGGGCGGGAACGAGGAAGTCACGCGCGCCCTCGGGGCTGCTGGCGGTCAGGATCGGCGTCTGGAACTCGGTGAAGCCCTGGTCGATCATGCGGCGGCGGATGGAGGCGATGACGCCCGCGCGCAGCATGATGTTGCGGTGCTGCTTCTCCCGCCGGAGATCGAGGAAGCGGTAGCGCAGGCGCAGGTCCTCGGGGAACTCCTGGTCGCCCGCCACCTGGATCGGCAGCACCTCGGCGGCGGACTGGACCTCCAGCTCGCGCACGCGCAGCTCCACCTCGCCGGTCGGCAGCTTCGGGTTCACCGTGGACCCCTCGCGCATCACCACCTCGCCGGTCAGCGTCACCACGCTCTCGGGGCGCAGCGCGTCGGCGGCCTCGAAGACCGGCGAACCCTGGGCCACCACGCACTGGGTGATGCCGAAATGGTCGCGCAGGTCGATGAAGAGCAGCCCGCCATGGTCGCGCTTGCGATGCACCCAGCCCGAGAGCCGGGCGGTCTTGCCGGCATCGGCGGCGCGAAGGGCGCCGCAGTTGTGGGTGCGGTAGGCGTGCATGGGAGGAAAACCCTGGATCATTCGAGAAGGGGAGGCAGGAAGGGCGGCGGGGCACGCCCTGTCAAGCCTTCCCACCCCCGCCACCGCCGGGAAATTCGGGCGGCGGGCCGGTGACGGGAGGGGTGCCGCCCCAGGCGAGCCCCGTCCGCAGGGGCCGGAGCCTGCCCCCGGGGCCCCGCCCACCAGCTTCCGGGAACCACCCCCGGCAGGACGGGCCCGGGGCCGCCGCCCGCCCCACATGCCGGAACCGCAACGCTTCCTGCCGATGCCCGGTGGACCTTGCCCGGCACCCCTCCTAGAAGGAGCCGATGAGCCGCCGTTCCACGCCGCCGGACCCCGCGCCCGTCCTGGTCACCGACACCGACGCCCTCGCCGCCCTCTGCGCCCGCCTGCGCGAGGAAGACTTCGTGACCGTGGACACGGAGTTCATGCGCGAGAAGACCTACTGGCCCGAGCTTTGCGTGGTGCAGCTGGCCGGCGAGCGCGACGTCGCGGTGGTGGACGTCCTGGCCCCGGGGCTGGACCTCGCCCCGCTGGGGGAGCTCCTGGCCGACGAGCATGTGGTCAAGGTCTTCCACGCCGCCCGGCAGGATGTGGAGATCTTCCTGCTCCGCTTCGGCGCCACGCCGCGGCCGATGTTCGACACCCAGATCGCCGCCATGGTGGCCGGCTTCGGCGACCAGGCCTCCTATGACAGCCTGGTCCGGGCCCTGGCCCATGCGCAGATCGACAAGGCCCACCGCTTCAGCGACTGGGCGGCCCGCCCCCTGTCCGCGGCCCAGATCGCCTATGCCGCCGCCGATGTGACGCATCTGCGCCGGGTCTACCGCGCTCTGCGCGACCGCCTGCAGCGCGAGGACCGGCTGGACTGGGTGGGGGAGGAGATGGCCGCCCTGACCGACCCGGCGAACTACCGCACCGATCCGGAGACGGTCTGGGAGAAGCTGCGCCCCCGCACCAGCAACCGCCGCTTCCTGGCCGCCCTGCGCGCCGCCGCCGCCTGGCGGGAGCGCGAGGCGCAGCGGGTGAACGTGCCGCGCCAGCGGCTGGTACGCGACGAGAGCCTGCTGGAGATCGCCGCCACCATGCCGCAGGACGCCGCCGCCCTGGCCCGGGCGCGCGGCGTGTCCGAGGGCTTCGCGCGCGGCAAGTCCGGCGCCGGGCTGCTCGCCGCCCTGGCCGAGGCCCGCGACCTGCCGGACGAGGCGCTGCCCGAGCTGGCGCGGGAGAAACAGGGGCCGCCGGCCTCCCCGGCGCTGGTCGCGCTGCTCAAGGTCCTCCTCGCCGCCAAGGCGGAGGAGCACAGCGTGGCACCCAAGCTGATCGCCAATGGCGAGGATATCGACCACATCGCCTGCCGGGACGGGGAGCAGGTCCAGGCCCTGTCCGGCTGGCGGCGCAAGGTTTTCGGCGAGGATGCCCTGGCCCTCTGCTCCGGCCGTCTCGCCCTGGGCGTGGACGGCAAGCGGATCCGCCTGATCCCGGCGCGCTGAAGCCCGCTCGCGAGGGCCGCCGGGCTCCATCCGCCCCCTGCGGCACCCTCCCGGCCAAACCTTCTTCCATCCGGCGCGTTGCTCGCCCGAGAGTCCGGGGAAGGTCCCCGGCCCAGGAAAGCGAGGTTCATGCCATGGATGAGGACCGGATCATCGGCGCCGCGAAGCAGGGCGCCGGCCGCCTCCAGAGCGCCACGGGCGAGCTGCTCGGCGACAGCCGGATGCAGGCCCGGGGCGACTACTACGAGGCCGAGGGCCGCGCCGAGAACGCCCTGGGCGGCCTGGCCGACACGATCCGCGAGCAGCCCCTGACCGCGGCCCTGATCGCGGTCGGCATCGGCTGGCTGATCGGGCGGCTTCGCATCATCTGACACGGACCGCCCGCGCCCATCCCTTCGAGGTGGGCGGGAGGGCGATGTCCCTCGCGGGGGAAGCCGGGTCGCGGGACGTGGGGTCCCACTCCGGCTTCCTGGCCCGGATGGCGGTGCGGGAACCGCGCATCCGGGCCATGCCGCGCATATCTTTTCCCGCGCATCCAGGACATTCCGGAGACATGCCCCGCGGAAAAGCGGGGTTGTTGCAGTTGTGAGAACGGTCCCATGCGCCGTTCCGCCGCATCGCGCGTTGCAGGCCATACCTTACCATGATGCGGCCCGATGCCTGACCCATCCCCAGCGACCTCCGCGCCTTCCCTGGCCCCCGGCTCCGTGCCCGGCATCCCGGTTCCCTCCCCTACGGGCCAGGGTGCCCGGCAGATCCCTCCCCCGGCCCAGGTTCCCCCGCCCTACAGCCCCGACCTGAAGCACCTGCTGACCATCGTGGTCGCCGTCGTGGTGATCAGCGCGCTCTATCTGGCGCGCGAGGTGCTGATCCCCATCACCCTGGCCATCCTGCTGTCCTTCGTGGTGGCGCCGATCGTGGGCCTCCTGCGCCGCCTCGGCCTGTGGCGCACGCCCGCCGTGCTGGTGGCGGTGCTGCTGGCCATGGGCGTGATCCTGGTGCTGGGCAGCATCATCGGGTTGCAGATCGCCGGGCTGGCGCAGGACCTGCCGCGCTATCAGGCCACCATCCAGCAGAAGGTGGACACGGTGCAGGGCACCGCGCTGGGCTGGGTGAACGACTTCGTGCGGCAGATCGACCACGCCCAGCCCACCACCCCGCCCGCCGCCACGCCCGGCGAGGGCCCCCGGCCGATGCCGGTGGAGATCCAGCAGGGCCCGCCCTCGCCCATGGAGCTGGCGCAGCGGCTGCTCTCCCCGGTGCTGGGGCCGCTGGAGACGGTGTTCATCGTCTTCATCGTCGCCATCTTCATGCTGATGCAGCAGGCCGACCTGCGGGACCGGCTGATCCGCCTCTTCGGCTCGGACGACCTGCACCGCACCACCGTGGCCCTGGACGACGCGGCCAAGCGCCTGTCGAAGTACTTCCTCGCCCAGCTCGCCATCAACGGCTGCTTCGGCGCGGTGGTGGCGGCCGGACTGTTCTTCATCGGCGTGCCCAGCCCGCTGCTCTGGGGCATCCTGGCCGCGCTGTTCCGCTTCATCCCCTATGTCGGCGCGCTGCTGGCCGCCGCCCTGCCCATCGCGCTGGCCGCCGGCGTCGATCCCGGCTGGAACATGGTGATCTGGACCGCCGCCCTGTTCCTGGTGACCGAGCCCATCATGGGGCAGGTGGTGGAGCCGATGGTCTATGGCCACAGCACCGGCCTTTCGCCCGTCTCGGTGATCGTGGCGGCGATCTTCTGGACCTGGCTCTGGGGCCCGATCGGGCTGATCCTGGCCACCCCGCTCACCCTTTGCCTCGTGGTGCTGGGGCGGCATGTGGAGCGGCTGGAATTCCTCGACGTCATGCTGGGCGACCGGCCTGCCCTGACGCCGGCGGAGAACTTCTACCAGCGGATGCTGGCCGGTGACGCGGACGAGGCCCAGGCACAGGCCGAGAGCCTGCTGGAGGACCGGCCCCTCTCCTCCTACTATGACGAGGTGGCGCTCAAGGGCCTGCGGCTGGCCGCCAACGACGCGCAGCGCGGCGTGCTGTCCGAGGCCAAGCTGCAGCAGATCCGCGACACCACCGGCCTGCTGGTGCAGTCCCTGGCCGACCAGGAGGACCGTGACCCGCCCCCCACCGAGGAGCGCAGCGCGGTGGAGGAACAGAGCGTGGCGGAAAAGGCCCTCCCGCGCCGCGCCGCGCCCGCCGTACCGCTGCCGCCCAGGGACTCCTGGCCCGAAGCCTGGCGTGGCGAGGGTGCGGTGCTCTGCCTGCCCGGCCGCGGGCCGCTCGACGAGGCGGCCTCCGCCATGCTGGTCCAGATCCTGGGCCGGCACGGGCTGGGCGCGCGCCTGCTGCCACACGAGGCCGTCTCCCGCACCACGATCGGACGCCAGGATTTCTCCGGCGTGGCGATGATCTGCCTGTCCTACCTGGATATCTCCGGCAGCCCGGCACATCTCCGCTACCTGCTCCGCCGGCTGCGGCAGAAGGCCCCCGGCGCACCCGTCGTGGTGGGCCTCTGGGATGCACAGGACGAGGTGCTGCGCGACGCCGCCCTGCGCGGCGCCATCGGCGCGGAACACTACACCACCTCCCTCGCCGAAACCGTCACCGCCTGTCTGGAAACCGTCCGCGCCGCGAGCCACGCGCCGGACATGGCCCCGGCGGCGGAGTGAGGCGCGAACGGTCCGGGCGCCGCACTTTGCGGTGACCCGCCCGGGGGCAAGGCCCTGCCTCGCCCCCGGGCGGGTCACCGCCAGGGACCGAAGCCGGTCCCCGGACCCCTGGCCTGAGTTGGCTCTGCGTGGCGGCCGTCAGCCTGCGGCCTGATCCTTGGGAGCGGGCGGAAATGTGGGGCTCCCAGAAAAAGGAAAACACCCT from Roseomonas gilardii includes the following:
- the fliP gene encoding flagellar type III secretion system pore protein FliP (The bacterial flagellar biogenesis protein FliP forms a type III secretion system (T3SS)-type pore required for flagellar assembly.); this encodes MSRAPLFAAALGTALLLAGPALAQSVSLDLGQAGQPGATARLVQLTALIGLLSLAPSLLVMVTAFARITIVLSLLRSAIGAANVPPNPVLIGLSLFLTFFVMQPVVERAWEDGIQPMVEGRIGEMEGLERSAEPFRTFMAANVRDGDLALFLDLAGLAPPGDTSGDTSGEAPGKTPARAAEAPWRALVPAFMVSELRRGFEIGFLVFLPFLVIDLVVASLLMSLGMMMLPPSAVSLPFKIIFFVMVDGWRLISESLVQGFAN
- a CDS encoding carbohydrate porin, with product MRSSLPVPRRRARLSRLPLPPLLAALLAAGTVAGPARADDVPGQQGAPEPACEDGVSLTPGACLEGQVLLDSFANTRGGVHRGVAALGQLSLGVDLDLGTLAGWEGWTARASAYGILGRQPSPSLIGSLASLSNAEAVPTFRLSELWVQREVEGIGSLRIGQIAADTEFFTASAAGNLTNGTFGWPMGISYALPSGGPGYPFAAPGIRLALWDPEKGSGFRAAIMTGDPGGKYGAGTDPQRHNRYGTNFSFAGGTFYIAEGVVGAAAPEDSKQRPWVAKLGAWYHNGGFDDQRGDPGIYFAEPTSTNTSVDPLANGSVPRKPNNYGLYTVGEVTLWRGETSNLASFARLSFTPGGRNLFDFYGDAGLAWHGPFGRKDDTASIGLAYAQTGAAGRDLDRAVRALTGLPPTRDREMVLEANYEAAVTDHLAIRPGVQWISHPNAGIPDERYRDDARLRDAVVLELRLAAKL
- a CDS encoding cell envelope integrity EipB family protein; this translates as MRLRPVLRLAPLGALALLAAPCLLVAFPAGAQAPKPPAAAADHLPGVQDMAAHRAAYRLTLEKTRENSDVAGVQGAMLFEVLDACDGWTTRQRLTLRILNRDGQQIDTASDYSTYESKNGRTLRFSMTQSSGGAVSQRVVGEATREADGSGTIRYEQPQASEARMPPGTLFPMMHTIKAIDTAVEGRRMMLAPLMDGTSEDGVQDSTTFILNWDGKAPEKPRFPLLANQGSGRMRIAFFGKPDGKDAGGAASPDYEVGLRYYANGVADDMKMDFGEFTLNGALEKLDPVPSRC
- the aspS gene encoding aspartate--tRNA ligase, whose protein sequence is MHAYRTHNCGALRAADAGKTARLSGWVHRKRDHGGLLFIDLRDHFGITQCVVAQGSPVFEAADALRPESVVTLTGEVVMREGSTVNPKLPTGEVELRVRELEVQSAAEVLPIQVAGDQEFPEDLRLRYRFLDLRREKQHRNIMLRAGVIASIRRRMIDQGFTEFQTPILTASSPEGARDFLVPARNHPGKFYALPQAPQQFKQLAMVAGFDRYFQIAPCFRDEAARADRSPGEFYQLDFEMSFVTQEDVFAAIEPVMHGVFEEFGGGRKVTPAPFPRIAYDTAMLEYGSDKPDLRNPIRITDVTAHFAESGFGLFAKIAASGGIVRAVPAPGAAGNPRGFFDKLNEWARAEGAGGLGYIQFAADGAKGPIAKNLEAGRVEAIREACGLQPGDAVFFAAGKKDETPKFAGKVRTKLGEELGLIAKDEFRFCWIVDFPMYELNEETGLVDFSHNPFSMPQGGLDALNSKDPLEIKAFQYDIVCNGIELSSGAIRNHRPDIMIRAFEIAGYTAEQVEDRFGGMLNAFRYGAPPHGGSAPGIDRIVMLLADEPNIREVILFPLNQQGEDLMMHAPAPVEPARLKELSIRLDLPPAKPSVKPAVPGAAQGETQKDTPKDAAEASGGAAKA
- the rnd gene encoding ribonuclease D, whose product is MSRRSTPPDPAPVLVTDTDALAALCARLREEDFVTVDTEFMREKTYWPELCVVQLAGERDVAVVDVLAPGLDLAPLGELLADEHVVKVFHAARQDVEIFLLRFGATPRPMFDTQIAAMVAGFGDQASYDSLVRALAHAQIDKAHRFSDWAARPLSAAQIAYAAADVTHLRRVYRALRDRLQREDRLDWVGEEMAALTDPANYRTDPETVWEKLRPRTSNRRFLAALRAAAAWREREAQRVNVPRQRLVRDESLLEIAATMPQDAAALARARGVSEGFARGKSGAGLLAALAEARDLPDEALPELAREKQGPPASPALVALLKVLLAAKAEEHSVAPKLIANGEDIDHIACRDGEQVQALSGWRRKVFGEDALALCSGRLALGVDGKRIRLIPAR
- a CDS encoding CsbD family protein is translated as MDEDRIIGAAKQGAGRLQSATGELLGDSRMQARGDYYEAEGRAENALGGLADTIREQPLTAALIAVGIGWLIGRLRII
- a CDS encoding AI-2E family transporter, giving the protein MPDPSPATSAPSLAPGSVPGIPVPSPTGQGARQIPPPAQVPPPYSPDLKHLLTIVVAVVVISALYLAREVLIPITLAILLSFVVAPIVGLLRRLGLWRTPAVLVAVLLAMGVILVLGSIIGLQIAGLAQDLPRYQATIQQKVDTVQGTALGWVNDFVRQIDHAQPTTPPAATPGEGPRPMPVEIQQGPPSPMELAQRLLSPVLGPLETVFIVFIVAIFMLMQQADLRDRLIRLFGSDDLHRTTVALDDAAKRLSKYFLAQLAINGCFGAVVAAGLFFIGVPSPLLWGILAALFRFIPYVGALLAAALPIALAAGVDPGWNMVIWTAALFLVTEPIMGQVVEPMVYGHSTGLSPVSVIVAAIFWTWLWGPIGLILATPLTLCLVVLGRHVERLEFLDVMLGDRPALTPAENFYQRMLAGDADEAQAQAESLLEDRPLSSYYDEVALKGLRLAANDAQRGVLSEAKLQQIRDTTGLLVQSLADQEDRDPPPTEERSAVEEQSVAEKALPRRAAPAVPLPPRDSWPEAWRGEGAVLCLPGRGPLDEAASAMLVQILGRHGLGARLLPHEAVSRTTIGRQDFSGVAMICLSYLDISGSPAHLRYLLRRLRQKAPGAPVVVGLWDAQDEVLRDAALRGAIGAEHYTTSLAETVTACLETVRAASHAPDMAPAAE